Genomic DNA from uncultured Methanospirillum sp.:
TCCTCAACGAAGTGCTTCCATCAGTATCTGGAATATGCAGTACAGACTTTAAAGTAGTCGTTGATCCCTGTGAGGAGATTGCTGCATCACCGGCATTGAAACCTGATCCAATCGAGGAGATACCGGCAAACAAGTCTGTTGCCATTCAGGCAAATGTAGATATAAGAACCATCACCGTGGAGTACCGCGGTGGATTTGGCCAGAATATCATTAAGTCACTGAAGGTCACCAGGTATGCTCCTGACGGAACGACGGAGACAAAGGATCTCGGCACCAGTACCGGCTCAACTGTAACCTTCGTGGCATCTAACAACTGCATGGAGCGGATAGGTGCTGATGTAGCATTCATGGATGGGACGCAGTATCACTTCTTTGATCAGGTTCTTCACATCAGCAGAACCTACTAACTTTTTTAAAAAAGATTGTACGGACCTGGGGGGATTCGAACCCCCGACATTCGGGTTAGAAGCCCGACGCTATATCCAGGCTAAGCCACAGGTCCACCTGTGCCTCCATATATTATATCTAGACTGGTTTAAACCTAGCGAAAAAAAGAGTTATCCTGCGTGAAAAATTACAGGTCTGACCACATCCACCAGTCGTGGTTCAGTGAGTCTGCAGGGATTAACAGTCGCCTTGATGGTGGTGTTTGAGATATACTTCAGCTTGCAGCGTGCTGACATCCTCTCACGCTCCATAACATGATATCCTTGTGAGACCTCAACCACGTGTTTCATGGTGATGGATACCGAGATGATCTCGACGATGATGCCGGTGTCTCCGATTGCGATATCTTCACAATCGATTGAGGTCATGAAGACCCGTGCACCCGGTGCCACTGATGAGAGTGCGATGACATTGTGTGCACTCGTGAGTTCAACAGTCCGGGGGACACCCTTTCGTAGTTCCTCTATCACCTGCGGCGAGATCCCTGATAATGTGATACATTCCATGGAGGTCACCCGTACATGGGGAGCAATGGATCCGTTTTCACCGGCTGCTCCTCAGCCGACTGTACCTCTTCAGATAGACGATGCATCTGTGCTTCGATCTCATCTGCCTGTTCCAAGAGACCGCTTGTATCTACCTGCAACTGATAAATCGTGTTCATTACCTCAATGGTTGCTGCTGCAGCCCGGGGATCAGGAGCGTTGATTGTCTCACCAAGAAGGCCGATACCAGGAATCCCCCTGACTTTGCACTCGGTGAGGATGCTGCTGGCAATGCCAGATATACTTCCGATAGGAAGCCTGAGTGCGGTCTCACCGATCTTGTCAAGCAGTTCTTTGCCTGTGGTGACACAGAACACCCGTTTCTCCGGTTCATTTGTGATGATACCTGCGATGGTTACCACTTCGGCAACCGTCACCGGTTTGAGCCAGTCAAGGATTGCATTGGCGACCTCGTAACAGATCTGGGGATGAATTGGAATATCTGCAAATATAGCGACTGTTGCATCTTTCTCATAAATCCTGACAGGAACTGCAATGATTCCCTCGGTCATCATTGCCATCGGCGGGAAGTACTTGCTGGTGATCACCCCGATCTGGGTGAACCCGAGTTTCTCCACGATGTATGAGAGTGCGATGCTCCCCACAAGGCCGCTCCCGGGAAATCCGATAAAGACGGTGACACCCTGACCTGAAGGTGGTGGTGACTGCACGATGACGTCGGGCACCTGACTGTTCATCATTACATTAAGATACCCGTCG
This window encodes:
- a CDS encoding DUF473 domain-containing protein, with translation MECITLSGISPQVIEELRKGVPRTVELTSAHNVIALSSVAPGARVFMTSIDCEDIAIGDTGIIVEIISVSITMKHVVEVSQGYHVMERERMSARCKLKYISNTTIKATVNPCRLTEPRLVDVVRPVIFHAG
- a CDS encoding proteasome assembly chaperone family protein, which produces MNSQVPDVIVQSPPPSGQGVTVFIGFPGSGLVGSIALSYIVEKLGFTQIGVITSKYFPPMAMMTEGIIAVPVRIYEKDATVAIFADIPIHPQICYEVANAILDWLKPVTVAEVVTIAGIITNEPEKRVFCVTTGKELLDKIGETALRLPIGSISGIASSILTECKVRGIPGIGLLGETINAPDPRAAAATIEVMNTIYQLQVDTSGLLEQADEIEAQMHRLSEEVQSAEEQPVKTDPLLPMYG